Proteins from a genomic interval of Psychrobacter urativorans:
- a CDS encoding TIGR01244 family sulfur transferase produces the protein MSHEVSITGQITPDQIPMIAENGFKTIINNRPDGEEPNQPTSAELAAAAEKAGLAYKEVSFAGNELNQNHVEEFADFFNQAEQPVLIFCRTGNRSTGIYEAAKRMDLLDD, from the coding sequence ATGAGCCATGAAGTTAGTATTACCGGACAAATTACGCCTGATCAAATACCAATGATTGCCGAAAATGGCTTTAAAACAATTATTAATAACCGTCCTGATGGTGAAGAGCCCAATCAGCCGACCAGTGCTGAGCTTGCTGCTGCTGCTGAAAAAGCAGGATTGGCATATAAAGAAGTGTCCTTTGCTGGTAATGAGCTGAATCAAAATCATGTAGAAGAATTTGCTGACTTTTTTAATCAAGCTGAGCAGCCCGTATTAATTTTCTGTCGTACGGGCAATCGCTCAACAGGTATTTATGAAGCGGCAAAGCGTATGGATTTGTTGGATGATTAA
- a CDS encoding SulP family inorganic anion transporter — protein MSAIAARLIPAWLRHYQLAMLPTDVVAGLVVGILVIPQSLGYAVLAGLPPVYGLYAAIVPVMVYAWIGSSNVQAVGPAAVTAIMTASALHPYADKDVEQYVLMAGLLALMVGALLWVAGQLKLGWIMQFISRGVSAGFVSGAAVLIFISQLKYLTSIPIAGNGLLGYLSSMVRYVSQLHPLTLAIGVVAFTLMVLNRYGKQWVWQSWLSSSHAKWAERLFPLILLGIAIFLSMSLHWTTKGVATIGTIPQGLPTFTLPYLPDFREALNLLPTAGLMALIAFVSSSSVASTYARLRSETFDANRELKGLGLANLTGGVFQSFPIAGGFSRTAINVDSGAKTPLASLVTVLVMVIALIAFGDILSPLPYAILGATIMAAIIGLIDIATLKSAWQRDRLDAASFMAAFVGVLVFGLNTGLVIGLMVSFASLIWQSSQPHVAIVGQLAGTEHFRNINRHDVITYHNLLMLRIDESLFFGNSESVHRRVIDATKQYPDAREIIFIMAAVNHIDLTAQEMLISLNKELLAQQKRLHFSFIKGPIMDVIGDTPLITELSGEVYLSNMDAVEALKDR, from the coding sequence ATGTCTGCTATTGCTGCTCGTCTGATTCCTGCTTGGCTGCGTCACTATCAACTTGCAATGCTGCCCACTGATGTGGTCGCAGGGTTGGTGGTAGGTATATTGGTCATTCCGCAAAGCTTAGGCTATGCTGTGCTAGCAGGATTGCCGCCTGTGTACGGACTGTATGCCGCGATTGTGCCGGTGATGGTCTATGCATGGATAGGGTCTAGTAATGTGCAAGCGGTTGGACCGGCGGCGGTAACGGCAATTATGACCGCGAGCGCGTTGCATCCTTATGCCGATAAGGACGTTGAGCAATATGTATTAATGGCAGGGCTACTGGCGCTCATGGTCGGTGCGCTATTGTGGGTTGCTGGACAGCTGAAACTGGGTTGGATTATGCAGTTCATCAGTCGCGGGGTATCGGCAGGCTTTGTCAGCGGTGCAGCGGTACTTATTTTTATCAGTCAGTTAAAGTACCTAACGAGCATACCGATAGCTGGTAATGGCTTGCTGGGTTATTTATCTAGTATGGTTAGATATGTCAGTCAACTGCATCCCTTAACTTTAGCCATTGGCGTGGTCGCCTTTACGCTGATGGTGCTGAACCGCTACGGTAAGCAATGGGTATGGCAGTCGTGGCTATCCTCCTCTCATGCCAAATGGGCGGAACGATTATTTCCACTTATACTTCTTGGTATTGCTATCTTTTTGAGTATGAGCTTGCATTGGACAACCAAAGGGGTGGCGACTATCGGCACTATTCCGCAAGGATTGCCGACGTTCACGTTACCGTATTTGCCAGACTTTCGTGAAGCGCTAAACTTATTACCCACGGCAGGATTGATGGCACTAATTGCTTTTGTATCGAGTAGCTCCGTTGCCAGTACCTATGCGCGTCTGCGCAGTGAAACTTTCGATGCCAATCGTGAGCTAAAAGGGCTTGGGCTTGCCAATCTTACCGGTGGCGTGTTCCAAAGTTTTCCGATTGCCGGTGGCTTTTCACGTACTGCCATCAATGTCGATTCAGGGGCAAAAACGCCACTTGCCAGTCTCGTGACCGTACTGGTGATGGTGATTGCCTTAATTGCCTTTGGTGACATCCTTTCACCGCTACCCTATGCCATTTTGGGTGCGACTATTATGGCTGCTATCATTGGGCTGATTGATATTGCGACCTTAAAATCAGCATGGCAGCGCGACCGCTTAGATGCCGCCAGTTTTATGGCAGCCTTTGTTGGCGTATTGGTGTTTGGATTGAATACTGGATTGGTGATAGGTTTAATGGTGTCCTTTGCTAGCTTAATTTGGCAGTCCAGTCAGCCGCATGTTGCCATTGTTGGACAACTTGCCGGTACAGAACATTTCCGTAACATCAACCGCCACGATGTCATCACTTATCATAATTTATTGATGTTACGTATTGATGAGAGCCTATTTTTTGGTAATAGTGAATCAGTGCATCGCCGTGTGATTGATGCAACAAAGCAGTATCCAGACGCGCGTGAGATTATCTTTATCATGGCAGCGGTGAACCATATTGATTTGACCGCGCAAGAGATGCTCATCAGCTTAAATAAAGAACTGCTCGCACAACAAAAAAGGCTACATTTTAGCTTTATTAAAGGACCTATCATGGATGTAATCGGTGATACGCCCCTAATTACTGAACTGAGCGGAGAGGTGTATTTAAGCAATATGGATGCCGTTGAGGCGTTGAAAGACAGGTAG
- a CDS encoding beta-lactamase hydrolase domain-containing protein gives MTDNLTIYKQIYPIQCSKLAELGYRSVINIRPDNEVDTQPSSTDLAVATKEANLTYHHLPFDDERLSLVTVEQFAAFYHAVPKPILMFCGTGARAKLLYQSALMQGLL, from the coding sequence ATGACTGATAATCTAACCATTTATAAGCAAATTTATCCCATACAGTGCTCTAAGCTTGCTGAGCTTGGCTATCGCTCCGTGATTAATATACGTCCGGATAACGAAGTTGACACTCAGCCGAGTAGCACTGATTTAGCGGTTGCTACTAAAGAAGCAAACCTAACTTATCACCACTTACCATTCGATGATGAGCGTTTGAGTCTGGTTACCGTTGAGCAATTTGCCGCTTTTTACCATGCTGTACCCAAACCGATACTGATGTTTTGCGGTACAGGCGCACGTGCTAAATTACTGTACCAAAGCGCACTGATGCAAGGTTTGCTATAA
- a CDS encoding DUF1513 domain-containing protein — protein MAKSPIYEVLTTAALTALGTVSLVGVHHYYRRQTQHQARLQDYAEGLVGLGIQILTDICQQYRTQKTATAHITTMHPRPVCWVSGVASMPQAGKLTQNKDDGDVNDENNFGVVGIDADCQMVWQTTMPERVHDIVVQPLANCLKHHTYRNHIDVVVMGRRPSESFWVLNAATGQVQQAIKAAIDSHFYGHACYSLDGTLLYVTENDTVHLVGKIGIYEVNKGYQKIAEFDAHGIGPHELIMHPDGETLIIANGGIKTEKASREELNLDTMRPSLVYLNRHDGTLLEQIMPEHNQMSVRHLAVHPNGMVMIGIQFQGEKHINVPLVLTHQRGENALKPLLMPDNQWQRFHHYIASVAVDSEHNLLCATSPFGGCAVIYDLNTRQIISDISLPDCAGASVLSSHNNKADNVMHGGFIISDGHGQLTTLCVDDLPTLDLVDNDAYIERIVKNSHLHMMSFDNHLQAL, from the coding sequence ATGGCGAAGTCTCCTATTTATGAAGTACTGACCACCGCCGCATTGACGGCGCTTGGCACGGTATCCTTGGTTGGTGTCCACCATTACTATCGCAGGCAGACGCAGCATCAAGCACGATTACAAGACTATGCCGAAGGGCTAGTAGGATTAGGCATTCAGATCCTCACTGATATCTGTCAACAATATCGTACGCAAAAGACTGCGACAGCGCACATTACAACCATGCATCCGCGTCCAGTATGCTGGGTAAGTGGTGTCGCATCCATGCCGCAAGCTGGAAAATTAACTCAGAATAAAGACGATGGCGATGTTAATGATGAGAATAATTTTGGCGTCGTTGGTATTGATGCTGATTGCCAAATGGTTTGGCAGACCACCATGCCTGAGCGCGTCCATGATATCGTCGTGCAACCGCTTGCGAACTGTTTAAAACACCACACTTACCGCAACCACATCGACGTCGTCGTGATGGGTCGACGCCCAAGCGAAAGCTTTTGGGTATTAAATGCCGCGACCGGACAAGTACAACAGGCTATCAAAGCCGCGATAGACAGTCATTTTTACGGTCATGCTTGCTATAGCTTAGACGGTACGCTGCTGTATGTCACTGAAAATGATACTGTTCATTTAGTGGGTAAAATTGGTATTTATGAGGTGAATAAAGGCTATCAAAAAATAGCAGAATTTGACGCGCATGGTATTGGACCGCATGAGCTTATTATGCATCCTGATGGCGAAACCCTTATTATTGCCAACGGTGGTATTAAAACGGAAAAAGCCTCGCGTGAGGAATTAAACTTAGACACCATGCGACCCTCATTGGTTTATCTGAATCGTCATGATGGCACGCTATTAGAACAAATTATGCCTGAACACAATCAAATGAGCGTGCGTCATTTAGCTGTGCATCCTAATGGTATGGTCATGATAGGTATTCAATTCCAAGGTGAAAAGCATATTAATGTGCCGTTAGTGCTGACTCATCAGCGTGGTGAAAATGCTCTTAAACCTTTACTTATGCCGGATAATCAATGGCAACGTTTTCATCATTATATTGCCAGTGTCGCGGTGGATAGCGAGCATAATTTGCTCTGTGCCACCTCGCCATTTGGCGGCTGTGCGGTTATTTATGACTTAAACACGCGCCAGATAATAAGCGATATAAGCTTGCCAGATTGTGCAGGGGCGTCGGTGCTCAGCAGCCATAATAATAAAGCTGATAATGTCATGCACGGTGGGTTTATCATTAGTGATGGGCATGGTCAGCTGACTACTTTATGTGTTGATGATTTGCCAACGTTAGACTTAGTGGATAATGACGCGTATATCGAACGCATTGTTAAAAACAGTCATCTACATATGATGTCTTTTGACAATCATTTACAAGCGCTGTAA
- the ahpC gene encoding alkyl hydroperoxide reductase subunit C yields the protein MASIINQEIPEFSAQAFVNGEFKTITSDDVKGNWAIFLFYPADFTFVCPTELEDMAAHYDELKGLGVEVYSVSTDTHFTHKAWHDSSDAIGKVQYPMIGDPTGRITRGFNVMIEEAGLAERGTFLVDPDGFIQVAEIHAGGIGRSAKDMLRKVKAAQYVRENDGEVCPAAWEAGQATLKPSLDLVGKI from the coding sequence ATGGCGTCTATTATCAATCAAGAAATCCCAGAATTTTCAGCACAAGCATTTGTTAACGGTGAATTTAAAACCATCACTTCTGACGACGTAAAAGGTAATTGGGCAATCTTCCTATTTTACCCAGCTGATTTTACCTTTGTTTGCCCAACTGAGTTAGAGGACATGGCAGCTCACTATGACGAGCTAAAAGGTCTGGGCGTAGAAGTATACTCAGTATCAACCGACACTCATTTCACCCATAAAGCATGGCATGACTCTTCAGACGCCATTGGTAAAGTACAATACCCAATGATTGGCGATCCGACTGGTCGTATCACTCGCGGCTTTAACGTGATGATTGAAGAAGCAGGCTTGGCTGAGCGCGGCACGTTCTTAGTTGATCCAGATGGCTTTATCCAAGTGGCTGAAATTCATGCAGGCGGCATTGGTCGTAGCGCAAAAGACATGCTGCGTAAAGTTAAAGCGGCACAATATGTGCGCGAAAATGACGGCGAAGTGTGTCCAGCAGCATGGGAAGCGGGTCAAGCAACGTTAAAACCAAGTCTTGATTTGGTTGGTAAAATCTAA
- a CDS encoding M48 family metallopeptidase, producing MTPQGYSHALLNHPLLNSTVQQLAQANITLHVTQKRIKNINFRLKPYQLIVSAPMTISTVQLAQAISTRVSWALAHHAQVLAQYQRTQHSAFESVNKPVLLWGEMQAHTLNPHEKIAYYRQQLSIVTPTLFAKWQPIVGAYSNEIRIKKMHTRWGSCNTRARRIWLSVYLPAYPIECTEYVIVHELCHLHHANHSRAFWQTVASAMPDYRHWHDMLAGKSGKLD from the coding sequence ATGACGCCGCAAGGGTATAGCCATGCATTATTAAACCATCCATTATTAAATAGTACCGTGCAACAGCTTGCCCAAGCTAATATTACCTTGCACGTGACCCAAAAGCGCATTAAAAATATTAATTTTCGCCTTAAGCCTTATCAGCTCATCGTCTCAGCACCCATGACGATTAGCACTGTTCAACTGGCGCAAGCGATTAGCACACGAGTATCTTGGGCGTTGGCTCATCACGCCCAAGTCTTGGCGCAATATCAGCGCACACAACATTCTGCGTTTGAATCTGTCAATAAGCCTGTTTTATTGTGGGGTGAGATGCAAGCGCATACGCTCAATCCACATGAAAAAATTGCCTATTATCGGCAACAACTCTCAATAGTGACGCCCACTTTATTTGCTAAGTGGCAACCGATTGTCGGCGCTTATTCAAATGAGATACGCATTAAAAAAATGCATACACGTTGGGGCAGTTGTAACACGCGAGCGCGCCGTATCTGGCTGTCCGTTTATCTTCCGGCTTATCCTATTGAGTGCACCGAATACGTGATTGTTCATGAACTGTGTCATTTGCATCATGCCAATCATAGCCGCGCATTTTGGCAAACCGTGGCTAGCGCCATGCCAGACTATCGCCATTGGCATGATATGCTGGCAGGTAAGTCTGGCAAGCTAGATTAA
- a CDS encoding hydrogen peroxide-inducible genes activator gives MITLRQLEFALAVAKHRHFKRAAEDCNISQSALSLGIAELEKQLDTQIFERNNKQVLITPIGEDILVRAQRVFSEINDLTTRAHSHQLPLAYPMTVGIIPTIAPYLLPKVLPALRQHYPEFRMTIVEQQTERLLEQVRYGHIDTAIIALPYAVDGLHSFEFWSEDFFAVFPQDDVHATLKTINSDELATANLMLLGEGHCLTDQTLSVCHFDREQMKSSFSDASLNTLIQMALANMGTTLVPEMALDQLHLQNQNAVAVPLAEKGPHRHIAFVTRLNYARVDDVNLLGKVFTQALEDAANT, from the coding sequence ATGATTACCTTACGTCAACTTGAATTTGCCTTAGCGGTCGCTAAACATCGCCATTTTAAACGCGCTGCTGAAGACTGTAATATCTCGCAATCGGCGCTTAGTTTGGGTATCGCTGAGTTAGAAAAGCAATTAGATACGCAGATTTTTGAGCGTAATAATAAGCAAGTGCTTATCACTCCGATTGGCGAAGATATTCTAGTACGCGCACAGCGGGTATTTTCTGAAATTAATGATTTAACGACTCGTGCCCATAGCCATCAGTTACCGCTTGCTTATCCAATGACGGTCGGGATTATTCCAACGATTGCGCCTTATTTATTACCCAAAGTGCTACCTGCGCTTAGACAACATTATCCAGAATTTCGCATGACCATCGTTGAGCAACAAACGGAACGCTTGCTCGAACAAGTACGCTATGGTCATATTGATACGGCAATTATTGCGCTGCCTTATGCGGTAGACGGGCTTCATAGTTTTGAGTTTTGGAGCGAAGATTTTTTTGCCGTTTTTCCACAAGACGACGTTCACGCTACGCTCAAAACCATCAATTCGGATGAGTTGGCAACGGCTAATTTAATGCTGCTCGGTGAAGGGCATTGCTTAACTGACCAAACGTTATCAGTCTGTCATTTTGACCGCGAGCAGATGAAATCAAGCTTTTCGGATGCCAGTTTAAATACGTTAATTCAGATGGCATTGGCAAATATGGGCACGACCTTAGTGCCAGAAATGGCGCTTGATCAGTTGCATTTGCAAAACCAAAATGCGGTGGCGGTACCATTGGCGGAAAAAGGACCCCATCGCCATATTGCCTTTGTCACCCGTCTTAATTATGCGCGAGTTGATGATGTAAATCTGCTGGGTAAAGTCTTTACACAAGCACTGGAAGATGCGGCTAACACTTAG
- the ahpF gene encoding alkyl hydroperoxide reductase subunit F, with amino-acid sequence MIDQSLLDAVKSYSENMTRPISFVLGSGEHAKRAELIDFLTKIAGTTDKIQFNAQDDAFIDSSLPSPISFAVRSHIDGTLTDTGIVFSGIPGGHEFTSLILAILQAGGHTLKLDEGIQKLIKRINKPLQFQTFVSLSCHSCPDVVQALNQFALLNDGISNEMIDGALFQELVDANNIQGVPAVFLNGKPFANGLIDTGKLIDKLQEQFPDLLSESSTDDAEQLEQQDVTIIGAGPAGVAAAIYTARKGLKVTMVADRIGGQVKDTQDIENLISIPLTTGTTLSNNFVTHLQAYDITLKQSVSVKEISETEDENYRIQLNTGETFTTRSIILATGAQWRKLNVPGEEENIGKGVAYCPHCDGPFFKGKDVSVIGGGNSGIEAALDLAGIVKHVTVFEFADTLKADQVLINKAKEKANIEIITGAATKEIKATDGKVTSIVYEERSSGEIKELDLAAIFVQIGLVPNSEFVKGFVDLNRFGEIEIDERCRTDRKGIFACGDVTTVPFKQINIAMGEGSKAALSAFEYLVMQ; translated from the coding sequence ATGATAGACCAAAGCTTATTAGATGCTGTTAAAAGTTATAGCGAGAACATGACCCGTCCCATTAGTTTTGTATTGGGCAGTGGTGAACATGCTAAACGTGCTGAGCTGATTGACTTCTTAACTAAAATCGCTGGTACAACGGATAAAATTCAATTTAATGCTCAAGACGATGCCTTTATTGATAGCAGTTTGCCAAGTCCAATTAGCTTTGCAGTTCGTAGTCATATCGATGGTACGCTAACAGATACGGGTATTGTCTTTAGTGGTATTCCGGGCGGGCATGAATTTACCTCGCTTATTCTAGCTATTTTGCAGGCAGGTGGTCATACACTAAAGCTCGATGAGGGTATTCAAAAGCTTATCAAACGTATCAATAAGCCGCTACAGTTTCAAACCTTTGTGTCACTGTCCTGCCACAGTTGCCCAGATGTGGTGCAAGCTTTGAATCAGTTTGCACTATTAAATGATGGCATTAGCAACGAGATGATTGATGGGGCATTATTCCAAGAGCTAGTCGATGCCAATAATATCCAAGGCGTACCTGCGGTATTCTTAAACGGTAAGCCCTTTGCCAATGGTTTGATTGATACGGGTAAATTGATTGATAAGTTGCAAGAGCAATTCCCAGATTTATTAAGTGAAAGTAGCACTGACGATGCGGAGCAGTTAGAGCAGCAAGATGTGACGATTATTGGTGCTGGTCCTGCTGGGGTTGCCGCTGCGATTTATACTGCACGTAAAGGCTTAAAAGTCACCATGGTGGCGGATCGTATCGGCGGTCAGGTGAAAGACACGCAAGATATCGAGAACCTTATCTCGATTCCGTTAACCACGGGCACGACGTTATCGAATAATTTTGTCACGCACTTACAAGCGTATGACATCACGCTAAAACAGAGTGTCAGCGTAAAAGAAATTAGCGAAACTGAAGACGAGAACTATCGTATTCAGCTAAATACGGGCGAAACGTTTACCACGCGCAGTATTATCTTAGCGACTGGCGCACAGTGGCGTAAACTGAATGTACCGGGCGAAGAAGAAAACATCGGTAAAGGTGTGGCGTATTGTCCACATTGCGATGGTCCATTCTTTAAAGGTAAAGATGTATCGGTGATTGGCGGTGGTAACTCAGGTATTGAAGCCGCGCTAGATTTGGCAGGTATCGTGAAGCACGTGACGGTATTTGAGTTTGCTGACACTCTAAAAGCTGACCAAGTATTGATTAATAAAGCAAAAGAAAAAGCCAATATTGAAATTATCACGGGCGCGGCAACCAAAGAGATTAAAGCCACTGACGGTAAAGTGACCTCTATCGTCTACGAAGAGCGCAGTTCAGGCGAGATAAAAGAGCTTGATTTAGCGGCTATCTTTGTGCAAATTGGCTTAGTACCTAATAGCGAATTTGTTAAAGGCTTTGTTGATTTAAATCGCTTTGGTGAGATTGAAATTGATGAGCGCTGCCGCACAGACCGCAAAGGTATTTTTGCTTGTGGTGACGTGACGACCGTACCGTTTAAGCAAATTAATATTGCGATGGGTGAGGGTAGTAAAGCGGCATTGTCAGCGTTTGAGTATTTGGTGATGCAGTAG
- a CDS encoding YdcH family protein: MRKTDTFQDNKDIIAELKVQDSHFAIIFDEHTQLDQRINQLEKDLIQHASRDEEIEQMKRRKLQLKDEIYRTIDNNKMKSSA, from the coding sequence ATGAGAAAGACTGATACTTTTCAAGATAACAAAGATATTATTGCCGAGCTTAAGGTGCAAGACAGCCACTTTGCCATTATTTTTGATGAGCATACTCAGCTCGATCAGCGCATCAATCAGCTGGAAAAAGATTTGATTCAACACGCCAGTCGTGATGAAGAAATTGAACAAATGAAGCGGCGTAAACTGCAACTTAAAGACGAGATTTATAGAACCATCGATAACAATAAAATGAAAAGCAGTGCGTAA